CGGTCTGGCACCGGCTACACCGACCGCCGCCAAGGCCAGACCTACAAAGCCCCCGACCAAGTCCTCACCTGGCTGGTGAGCGGCATGAACGGCACGAACGCGGACCCGACAGTGGCCCTCGCGGACGCGGACTCGGTGAAGGTTCGCTCCGGAAGTTCGCCCATCCGGGTGCGAAAAACCGTCGTGGCCAACCCGGCGAAGGGCGCATTCGCCTACCACGTTTCCGACGAGAGCACCAAGGCGCGGCTCAATCTCGAGGACCCCTATCAGGCCTCCCAGCCGGACTCGGCGAAGCCTTCGGACAATGGGATGCGCCGCTGGCTCTCACCGCAGACGTCCGACGGCACGGCATTTTTCCAAGGGGAGGCGTTGGAGGTCGGGGAGGCCGCCAAGGTCGTCAGCCGGAACCAGCTGATGCTGTCGCCGGTGGCCGGAGGGATGGCCCTCTCGGATTTCCGGACGTATGGCCTGGAGCACGACGATGAATTCACCACCTCCAGCCGCTCGCTGCTCGCGGATCCCATGGGCGGTGGGCTCAAGGGAGACCTGACCGCGTACCTGGAGAATGGCGTCGCCCCGGCGCTTGGGCCCATTACAGCCATCACCGACACCACCGCGCTGAACGGCATCCTCGGCACCACGCGGACGAAGTCGGGCCCGAAGTTCGGCATGCTGCGCAACTGGTATGACCTGCGGAAGCAAGTCAGCCGCTCCGGCGGTGATTTCAGCATCGCCACCCAACTCCCGAATACCACCGGCCAAGGCAACGTGAACATCGTGGATCCCGGTGTGAAATTCGTGAAGCCGGTCATCCAGCCCGTGATGACCGAGGCGGTGTATTACCTCAATCACGTGCTGGAAGGAGCGCCAGCCTCCAGCCGCCTCATCGAGCTGATCTATCCGCGGGTGGTGCTATGGAACCCGTTCTCGGTCAAAATGAAGACCACCGGCCATGTCGTGCTCTTCGAATTCTACCGCGGCCAAACCATCGACTGCACTTACAAGGACACCAATGGCACGGACGTTACGAAAAGCATCAACAACAGCACCAGCCCCGGTCAGAAGGCGCGGCTGCTGGGCTTCTACGTCCCGCCCACCGACTTCGAGCCCGGCGAGGCGCTGACCTTCAGCTCGCCCGGCGGAAACCGGCCTTTCAACGCCAACGACCTGCGGAGCAACGCGCTCACGGCCAGCGCCAGCCCCGCCGATCTCGGCTGCTTCACCAACGAGTGGGCGTCAAACACCCTCGGGGCCGTGAACCAATCGACGTTGGTGCTCAAGTATAACCAAGGTGGAAACACCTATTGGAACGGTAGCAAGATCGACGGCCGCACCCAGACGATCACCCTTCACGCCCTCAGCGGGAGCGGGGCAGCGACGGCCACCAGCCTGCTGAGCAGCAACGGCAGCCCGGCGGTCCGGCAGCTCTCCATGGACAACTTCTCGCGGGACAACAATGGCCGCTGGCTGCCCGACTACACCAAGCGGAACATCCGCCATTTTTCCGACGTGAAGAACGGCAAGATTCCGCCCGACTCGCTGCTCGCCTACGGCGGACGCTTCCGCTTCCAGTACGAAACCTACTCCAACCGCGTCCACGGTGGTCCGAACAAGGAGCCGTGGTATGGTGCCCTGCTCGCCCATCACAACATCAACGCGCCGAACATCCACCGCTGGCCCACCGACAACATGTTCGGCATGCAGTACACCGCGATGACGGGGGGCGAAATGAGCACCTTCGGCCCTCACCTCTACACCTATGGCGTCTGCGCCCAAGCCCGCCAATGGTCGCCATGGCTGGATCCGGAAGTGATGCCGCGCCGCGCCCCCTCGGGATCGATGTATCGCACCGCAGTATTCACCGACGCCTCCTTTGCCACCGCCAGCAGCGTCTATCCGGTGTATGACATCCCCTTGCCGGACACGCCGTTGACCAGCCTTGGCGCCCTGCAGCACGTCCCCCTCTCGCCGTTCACCTGGCATCCGACCCATGCCATCGGAAACTCGATCCCGTCGCCATTCGTCCCGGTGGGCAACTTCACTTCGAACCCGGAAAGAACCGAAACGACGCAGTGGACCGACAAGGTTTCCAAGCTCACCTCTTCCAACAATCCCGACATCACCGGCTTCAACCAGGTGCCCAGGGAGGTGCTGGTCAACGATCTCTCGTTCGAACTGAACCAGGCCTTGTGGGACCGCTACTTCCTGTCCGCCATCCCGCGGACCGGTAACGGCTGGGACGGTGATCGCTGGGATTCAACCATGCCTCTTCCGAATTCGCGGCTCGTCATCAACTCCGCCGTCCCACAGGCCGACAACCAGTCCGAGCTCCTCGACTTCCATCGCTCCGCCCAGGCGCTCTTGCTGGACGGTGGCTTCAACGTGAACTCCACCAGCGTCACTGCCTGGAAGAGCCTGCTGCGCTCGTTCCGCAAGGTGAACGTTCCGGGAGATTCTAACTCCGACCCTGACGAAGGAGCCGGATTTCCAGGCCACCTCATCACCCGCGGCTCCTCCACACCAAGCGCTCTCGATGCCTCCAGCGACCGTTTCTGGCGTGACTATCGCAAGCTTTCGGATGAGGAAATCGACACCTTGGCGGTGGCCATCGTGGCTCAGGTGAAGAAGCGCGCGCCGTTCCTCGGGGTCGCGGATTTCGTCAACCGCCGTCTCGGCACCACGTCGGACGCCACCAAGGCGGAAACGGTCTTCGCGGGAACCCTCCAGGCCGCTTTGGATCAGACGACCCAGATCAACGATAACGGCACCAACAACGCAGAACTGAAGCTGCCGGACTCCAACGCAGCCGCCAACCAATTCAACTACGGAGCACCCTACTGGGGTGGTCCCGCCCTCACCCCGATCGTGCAGCAGTACTCCGTGTACCACTCGCGTCCCCGAGGTGCGACGCGCCCCGAAGGCTTCGACGCCGCCTCGCAGCTCACCCAGGCCGACATCCTCCAGCAGCTCGGGCCGGTGCTCGTCGCCCGCGGCGACACCTTCGTCGTCCGCGCCTGCGGCGAAGCCCACGACGCGAACGGCAATCTCACTGCCAAGGTCTGGTGCGAGGCGGTCGTGCAGCGTTCGCCGGTCCCCATCACGCCCGATCCTTCGACCAACGGCCTCAATCCTCTCGTCGAGGCGAACAAAACCGACTGGGGCCGCCGTTATGTCATTGAGAGTTTCCGCTGGTTGGCCCCTAGTGAGATCTGAATCGCTTTGCTATCGTTGATCCCATGTTTTTGCGTCGTCTGATTCCGGCCCTTGCCGCCTTGATCCTGCCGCTCACGGCCGAACCGCTGCCTGAAGGCCACTTCGTCGATTTCATCGTGGTGCCGGTGGGACCGGTGCCGCTCGCCGAGTTTGAAAAAGGAGCCGCGCCCGCAGCGGGAGGACAAGGCAGTGGCGTGCAGGTCAAGGAAGTCGATCCCACCGAGGTGCCGCCGAATGCCGTCTATGTGAAGAAGGGCAATACCACCTACCAGATCCCGTGTTTCCTCAATGCCATCGGCACGCCGGTGCGCACGCCGGTGGCCGACACGGAGGTCACGCTCCAGATCAAAACCGGCACTGCGGTCGATGCCATGACCAGCCTCGAGAAATGCGTGGTCCCCGCGGACGCACGCTGCGTGCTGGTGCTGCTCACCAAACCACTGGGCGAGAAAAAGTGGACCAAGCCGACGGTCACTTTCATACCCGTTCCCCAGTCCCAGGTCCCGCAGATCCTCGTGGCGAATGCCTCGATGGCGGCCTCCTGCGGCGCGGTGTTTGAGGGCGCGACCAAGATCCTGCTGCCTCCGCTCAAGCGCCATGTCTGGAAACCCGCGCCGGGCAAGGCCCAACCCAATGCCGCCGTGGCCCTCGCCATGAATGGCGGCGGCAAGTTCCTGCCTTCCCTCTACGAAGACCGCCTGACGCTCGCCAAAGGCAGCACCTCGATTCTCATCGCCTACGAAGTCACCGCCCAGGAGTCCTTCCGCGGCGGAAAATACGCCGCCTCGACCGTTCCCCCGGGCGAATTCCGGCCCGCCACCGAGTATCCGGAGAAGAAGACGCCCTGACCGCGGCGCGGGATTCAAAACAAGAAATACCGCTGCGCCATCGGCAGCTCGGCCATGGGCTCGCAGCGCAGCTCGCGGCCGTCGGCGGTGACGGTGTAGGTCTCGGGATCGACGGTGATCTTCGGCATCGCGTCGTTGAAGGGCAGGTCCGCCTTGGTAACGGTGCGGCAGCCCTTCACGGCCACGAGTCGCTTCTGCAAGCCGAGGTCATCGAGTGAGCCGGAATCGAGCGCGGCCTGGCTGACGAAGGTGAGCGAAGTCGAGCGGATGGCCTTGCCGAAGGCGCCGAATTGCGGGCGATACATCATCGGCTGCGGCGTAGGAATCGAGGCATTCGGATCGCCCATGTTCGCCCACGCGATGAGGCCGCCCTTGAGGATTGTCTCGGGTTTCACGCCGAAGAAGGCCGGCTTCCAGATCACGAGGTCGGCGAGTTTACCGACCTCGATGCTGCCGACCTCGTGGGCGATGCCATGGGTGATGGCCGGGCAGATCGTATACTTGGCGACGTAGCGCAGCGCGCGGAAATTGTCGGCGGCGGGATGCGACGGTCCTTCGAGCGGGCCGAACTGCACCTTCATCTTGTGCGCCGTCTGCCAGGTGCGCGTGATGACCTCTCCGATCCGGCCCATGGCCTGCGAGTCGGAGGACATCATCGAGATCGCGCCTAGGTCATGGAGCAAATCTTCCGCCGCGATGGTCTCCGGGCGGATGCGGCTTTCGGCGAAGGCGACATCCTCGGGAATCCGCGAGTCGAGATGGTGGCAGACCATGAGCATGTCGAGATGCTCATCGATCGTGTTCACGGTAAAAGGCCGCGTCGGATTGGTGGACGAGGGCAGCACGTTGGCCTCGCCGCAAACGCGGATGATGTCCGGCGCGTGACCGCCGCCAGCACCCTCGGAGTGATAGGTGTGAATGGTGCGGCCTTTGAACGCGGCCAGCGTGCTCTCCACGAAGCCGGCTTCATTGAGCGTGTCAGTGTGGATGGCGACCTGCACGTCCAGTTCATCGGCAACGCTGAGGCAAGTGTCGATCGCAGCGGGGGTGGTGCCCCAGTCTTCGTGAAGCTTCAGGCCGATCGCTCCGGCGAGGACTTGCTCGCGCAGCGGCTCGGGCGAGGAGCAGTTGCCCTTGCCGAGGAAGCCAAGATTGATCGGGAACGCTTCCGCCGCCTCTAACATCCGGCGGATGTTCCACTTCCCCGGCGTGCAGGTGGTGGCGTAGGTGCCGTGCGCCGGACCCGTTCCACCGCCGATGAGCGTGGTCACGCCGCTGGCAATGGCATGCTCGATCTGCTGGGGACAGATGAAATGAATGTGCGTATCGATACCGCCGGCGGTGATGATGCAGCCTTCACCGGCGATGACCTCGGTGCCCGCGCCGATGACCATGTCGATGCCATCCTGCAGCAGCGGATTCCCCGCGTGGCCGATGCCGACGATCCGGCCGTACTTGATGCCGATGTCGGCTTTGATCACCCCCTGCGCGGCATCGAGGATGAGCGCGTTGGTGAT
The genomic region above belongs to Luteolibacter arcticus and contains:
- a CDS encoding pilus assembly PilX N-terminal domain-containing protein, yielding MINKASRRGRQSRGFALVVSLSLMVLLTVLAVGLLTLSTISVRSSSHGEAMAVAKANARLAVMLAVGDLQKFAGPDKRVTATSSILPGNPANDKWVGVWRTDALKGEAAGTGIIRTDTRSGTGYTDRRQGQTYKAPDQVLTWLVSGMNGTNADPTVALADADSVKVRSGSSPIRVRKTVVANPAKGAFAYHVSDESTKARLNLEDPYQASQPDSAKPSDNGMRRWLSPQTSDGTAFFQGEALEVGEAAKVVSRNQLMLSPVAGGMALSDFRTYGLEHDDEFTTSSRSLLADPMGGGLKGDLTAYLENGVAPALGPITAITDTTALNGILGTTRTKSGPKFGMLRNWYDLRKQVSRSGGDFSIATQLPNTTGQGNVNIVDPGVKFVKPVIQPVMTEAVYYLNHVLEGAPASSRLIELIYPRVVLWNPFSVKMKTTGHVVLFEFYRGQTIDCTYKDTNGTDVTKSINNSTSPGQKARLLGFYVPPTDFEPGEALTFSSPGGNRPFNANDLRSNALTASASPADLGCFTNEWASNTLGAVNQSTLVLKYNQGGNTYWNGSKIDGRTQTITLHALSGSGAATATSLLSSNGSPAVRQLSMDNFSRDNNGRWLPDYTKRNIRHFSDVKNGKIPPDSLLAYGGRFRFQYETYSNRVHGGPNKEPWYGALLAHHNINAPNIHRWPTDNMFGMQYTAMTGGEMSTFGPHLYTYGVCAQARQWSPWLDPEVMPRRAPSGSMYRTAVFTDASFATASSVYPVYDIPLPDTPLTSLGALQHVPLSPFTWHPTHAIGNSIPSPFVPVGNFTSNPERTETTQWTDKVSKLTSSNNPDITGFNQVPREVLVNDLSFELNQALWDRYFLSAIPRTGNGWDGDRWDSTMPLPNSRLVINSAVPQADNQSELLDFHRSAQALLLDGGFNVNSTSVTAWKSLLRSFRKVNVPGDSNSDPDEGAGFPGHLITRGSSTPSALDASSDRFWRDYRKLSDEEIDTLAVAIVAQVKKRAPFLGVADFVNRRLGTTSDATKAETVFAGTLQAALDQTTQINDNGTNNAELKLPDSNAAANQFNYGAPYWGGPALTPIVQQYSVYHSRPRGATRPEGFDAASQLTQADILQQLGPVLVARGDTFVVRACGEAHDANGNLTAKVWCEAVVQRSPVPITPDPSTNGLNPLVEANKTDWGRRYVIESFRWLAPSEI
- the ureC gene encoding urease subunit alpha codes for the protein MNQTRANYAGTFGPTVGDRVRLADTELFIEVERDLVAEKGGYGNEVKFGGGKVIRDGMAQSPVACDADCLDLVITNALILDAAQGVIKADIGIKYGRIVGIGHAGNPLLQDGIDMVIGAGTEVIAGEGCIITAGGIDTHIHFICPQQIEHAIASGVTTLIGGGTGPAHGTYATTCTPGKWNIRRMLEAAEAFPINLGFLGKGNCSSPEPLREQVLAGAIGLKLHEDWGTTPAAIDTCLSVADELDVQVAIHTDTLNEAGFVESTLAAFKGRTIHTYHSEGAGGGHAPDIIRVCGEANVLPSSTNPTRPFTVNTIDEHLDMLMVCHHLDSRIPEDVAFAESRIRPETIAAEDLLHDLGAISMMSSDSQAMGRIGEVITRTWQTAHKMKVQFGPLEGPSHPAADNFRALRYVAKYTICPAITHGIAHEVGSIEVGKLADLVIWKPAFFGVKPETILKGGLIAWANMGDPNASIPTPQPMMYRPQFGAFGKAIRSTSLTFVSQAALDSGSLDDLGLQKRLVAVKGCRTVTKADLPFNDAMPKITVDPETYTVTADGRELRCEPMAELPMAQRYFLF